AGCACACACTTCCCTTCCATCACGGGCATGCTGGCTTCCGGACCGATATCGCCAAGGCCAAGCACCGCGGTTCCGTCTGAAATAACCGCTACAGTGTTCCATCGACCGGTAAGTTCATAGCTCTTGTTTACGTCCTTCTGTATCTCCAGACAGGGCTGTGCTACTCCCGGCGTATATGCAAGGGATAATTCCTCCTTTGTGGTCACCGACATTTTGGGCACGATCTGCTGCTTTCCGCGCCACTGATAATGTAATTTTAATGATTCCTGTGCATAGTCCATGATAAAACCTCCTAGTTTTTCAACAGTTCTGCGCCGGAAATTCCCGGCTCTGTCATGGAAAAAGGATTCAGAATGATATCGAGTTCCTCACCTGTCAATAGTTTTTCGCGAAGAAGCAATTCCCGTACCGATACGTCAGTGGAAATGGCTTCCTTTGCTATCTCTGCTGCCTTTTGATATCCGATGTGCGGAGATACGGCGGTGATAATTCCTACACTGTTTTCCACCATGGCTTGGCAGCGCTCTACATTGGCCGTAATTCCTGTAATGCAGTTGTCAACGAGCGTTCGAACCGCGTAGGTAATCGTCTCGATGGACTGAAACAGGTTATAAAAAATGATTGGTTCAAACGCATTCAGCTCAAGCTGCCCAGCTTCTGCGGCCAAGGTCACGGTGATGTCGTTACCAATGATATTAAAGGCAACCTGATTTACAACCTCAGGAATCACGGGATTGACCTTTCCAGGCATGATGCTGGAACCGTTTTGTTTCGGCGGCAGATTAATTTCTCCAAATCCGGTTCTTGGACCGGAGGACATGAGCCGCAGATCATTTGAAATTTTCGAAAGGTTCACTGCGCAAGATTTCGTCACACCGGAAACGGTAACATAACCATCGAGATTTTGAGTTGCGTCGATCAAATCACTGGCCTGCGTCAAATTCAGTCCCGTGATTTTATCTATATTCTCCACCACGCGCAGGAGGTATTGTTCATCAGCATTAAGTCCTGTACCAATGGCTGTACCGCCGAGGTTTAAGCTGCGCATTTCATCTTTTGCTGTTTCAAACCTTGCAATATCACGTTTAATCGCAGCGGCATACGCACGGAACTCCTGGCCGAGACGGATCGGCACAGCATCTTGCATTTGTGTCCTCCCCATCTTTATCACACCATCAAATTCCTCTGCTTTTGCGATGAACGCATCGTACAGGCGATATAATTCGGCTTGTGCTTTGATCATCAGCTTGAGTGAAGTAATTCTGCCGCAGGAAGGAAATACATCATTGGTGGATTGCCCGTAATTCACGTGGTCGTTGGGATTCACGAGCAGGTAATCTCCTTTGGTCCCTCCCAGAAGCTCAATGGCACGGTTGGCGATGACTTCATTTGCATTCATGTTAAGGCTTGTGCCCGCACCCCCTTGAATGGGGTCCACGATAAATTGGTCGTGCAGTTTTCCGGAAATAATCTCGTCACATGCTGTTACAATTGCATCGGTGCGCTTTTTGTCCAGTCTGCCGACCTCATAATTTGTTAAGGCGGCGGCTTTTTTGATTGCAGCGATGCTGTTCACAATCTCCTGATGCATAGTAAGCCCCGTAATGGAAAAATTTTCAGCCGCACGTAATGTCTGAACACCATAATATGCATGCTCCGGAACTTCCTTCGTACCGATGGAATCGTGTTCAAGACGGAACGTTTGATCCTGCTTATATTGTTTTGACATGGTCATTGATCCTCTCTTTCAAGTCTTTCCTCATTTGAAAACTCCCTCGCTGCAGTCGCGGAAGCCCCCTGTTTCCCTCATTATATCGTTGCCCCCTGTTAAAGACAAATATAAATAAAGATATGTAAGCCATAAACAAATATAAATATTCACATCCATAATCTTGCATTCTTCAGGTTTTCTTTTATAATATCATTATATTAATGAATTAATACGAATGGAATATTCATAACTTTCAATTTATAGTGAGGTTCCGACATGTTCACAAACAAAAAGTATGTTTACGAGGTTTATAGAGCGAAGAGCTTTTCAAAAGCGGCGGAAAAGCTTTTCATTTCCCAGCCATCACTCAGTCTAACCATAAAAAAAATCGAGGACCGTATTGGTTCTCAACTTTTTGATCGCAGTACCACACCAATCCAACTGACGGAATGCGGTGAGGAATATATCAAAGGTGCCGAAAAAATCATGGATATTGAAAACAGCTTTGAGATGTATCTCAGCGACCTGAATGATCTGAGAACGGGCAGCCTTGCCATCGGGGCCAGCAACTTCTTTACCTCCTATATCCTGCCGCCCATGATTGCCAGATTTAAGTCCCAATATCCTCTGGTAGCGGTCAATCTGATCGAGGCCGACACTGCGCGCCTCGAGAAACAGCTGTATTCTGGAGCATTGGACCTGATTATCGATAATTATCCGTTTAACGAAACCCACTATAAAAAACAGCTTTTTCATCGCGAACAAATGATTTTAGCGGTTCCGGAAACGCTCGATTTGAATAAACACGTAAGAAAATACCGACTGACTGCGGAAGATATTATGCGTGGCAAACATCTTGGCCCTGCCATGGACGCGATCCCACTTGAGCAAGCAGATGGCACACCGTTCATATTTCTGAGGTACGGCAACGATACAAGGGATCGGGCAGACAAAATTTTCTCAGAGAACAATATCAAGCCGAACATTGTGCTGGAGCTGGATCAGTTGGCAACAGCCTACCACGTTGCCTGCCATGGCATTGGGGCTACACTGGTCAGCGATACATTGGTTCGCAACATCCCGCCGGATCACCGAATGATCTATTATAAAATCGACAGCCAGTATGCAATTCGGGAGAATTATTTCTATTTCAAGATGAATAAGTATCTCACCCGAGCAATGCAGGAGTTTCTGCAGCTTGCATCCAAGCCTCGATAACCTTTTTGAGCAATCGCTTTATTGTAGAGATTTTCTTCTCTAAAAAAGCCAGCCCTTCATGAGAGGCTGGCTTTTTCAGTTTTTTTGTAAATCATTTTATATACAAGTTACAATACAAGAGAAATGTGATTCCCATTCTCTCCACTCCACTGATGTTCTTTGGTCAGACCAAGCACCATCTTGATGGACAGCTCCCCAGCCTGCTCCTCGAAGGGATTAAAGCTGGGACCGCTGTAGAAAATCGCCGCCTCGCAGGAGCCATCCAGTTCTGAGACCGAGACCGAAAACCGCAGGGGAAGCGTCTCTCCTCCCCTGCCAAGGAGCGTCTGTACGCACAATTCCTCAAACACCAACTGCAAATTGTTGATCTGCCTCTGTGAAAGAAGCTGTCTTCGTCCAAACTCCTCTATGCCGGTATTGACCTCGATAAAATCAAAGGTAGATGATTCGATTACTCGTTCGAAGGTCTTGAGCCGTTTCACGAAGGCCCTGGTGCGCTCTCTCTTAGGGCAATCAAAGATCTGCTCCGGCGGACCATCCTCGTAGATACCGCCTTCATCCATGTAAAAGACACGGGTAGACACGTCCCGGGCAAACTTCATCTCGTGGGTAACGATCATCATCGTCAGCCCCTCTCTGGCCAGAGACCGAATGACAGCCAGCACCTCGCCCACCATGGTTGGGTCCAGCGCTGAAGTAGGCTCATCGAAGAGGATGATTTCCGGCTTCATGGCTAAGGCCCGTGCAATGGCAACACGCTGTTTTTGACCTCCGGACAGTTCGTCCGGGTAATTGAGTGCTTTTTCAACGAGACCCACGGTAGTGAGCAGGCGAAGCCCTTCATCGTATGCCTGCTGTCTGGACAACTTCAACAAATCCACAGGCCCTAGCATAATGTTCTCGATCACGGTCAAGTGAGAGAACAGGTTGAAGGACTGAAAAACCATCCCCATCTTGCGCCGGACCGCGGGAATGTCTGCGCCTTTTTTTGTTATGACCTCTCCGTCCACGACGATTTCGCCGGAGGTCGGTGTCTCCAAAAGATTCAGGCACCGCAGCAGCGTCGATTTACCTGTACCAGAGGGACCAATGATGGAAATCACCTCTCCTTTTTTAATTTCCACGTTGATGTCAAAGAAAGGCGTAACATTGGGATATTCTTTTTTTAAATTCTTAATGGAAATCATTTGTCACTACTCCTTTCACAGCGCGTTTCCGCCGCTTGGGGTCCAGACTGATTTCCAGACGCGATAACAGCGCAGTCAAAATATTCGCAACCAGGAAGTAGATCACCGCCGTTGCAATCAGCGGAAAAAATGCCTCTAAGGTGCGGCTGCGGATGATGTCGCTGACCTTGGTGAGATCCTGAATCGCAATATAGCCTACGATTGAAGTCATCTTGACCATAGAAATAAACTCACCCTTGAAAACCGGCAGGAAATGCCGTGCTGCCTGGGGAAAGGTGATCTTCCAGAAGGTTCTGACCCTTGTAAAGCCCAAAGCATATGCTGCCTCGATCTGTCCCTTATCCACCGCGTCAATACCAGTACGCATCATCTCTGATACGTAAACACCAAAGTTGACTGAAAAACCGAAAATCGCTACCAAAACGGCAGAAATATCCAGCTTGCCGAAAATGATGTAGTAGAGAATCATCAGCAGTACCACGATTGGCGTTCCCTGGATGAGCCGGATAAATGCCGCTGCAAAAAGAGAGGCCAGGCGGTTTTTGCTGCGCCTTAGCATGCAGATTCCAAAGCCCAGCAGTGAGCCCAGGAGCCCCGAACAGATTGATATGAGCACCGTGACCTTCAGACCATCCAGAACTAGCTTCCAGCGGTTTTCCGTAAGAAAGGTACGTGTGAAGCTGGCCTTCAGACTGTCCCCAAAACCCTCCTTTATTTGAGCAGAAACGGTAGCAGCGGGGTCGGCGGCTTTGCGCACAACGAAGTACAGCCCGCCATCATAATAGGAATCGCTCATATCCACTGTCTTTTTCCGTTCGTCAGTGATGGACATGCAGCCTACTGCGGCATCCGCCTTGCCGCTTTGCAGCATGGGGATCAATCCTGCAAAATCGACGCCTGTGAACTCCACCTTGCGGTCGAGAATCTCACCAATCCGCAGCATCAGCTCCAAATCATAGCCCACCGACTCTCCATTCGCTCCCACATACTCCATGGGTTCTGCACTCATCTCGTGTGACACATGTAAGGTCCCGTTTGCACCGGGATAGACGAGCTTAGGCAGAACTTTGATCCTTTCATCAGCGCCGGTCCACTTTTCCTTCATTTTGTCCAGAGTGCCGTCAGCCTTCAACCGGGCAATGGCCTCGTTCACCGGAACAGTAAGAGGACTGTCCTTTTGCAGTGCCACACCATAGTGGTCCTCAACGATCTGCTCAGGCAGGATGACCAGATCCGGGTTTTGCGCCGCAACCAGTCTGGCCACCGGTTCGTCGGCAGGCATTGCTTCTACCTTGCTGTTCTTCAGCGCTGCGAGCATGTCGGCCCGCGTGTTAAAATAGCTGTAGTTCACATTGGGAATGACATTGTTGATCAGCTGATCCGCGATGGTGCCGGTCTGAGAGGCAACCACCTTTCCTGAGAGCTGGTTCAGGGCAGTATACTGAGGCTCATCTGTATCAGAACCTGTTTTGACCCCTGTATCCTCGCCTGTTTCCTGACGTACCACCAGCACCTGCGGGTTTGTGAAATAGGGTGAGGTAAACAGAAGCTTATCCGCGCGCTCAGGAGTATTGTACATGCCCATGGTCATATCAGCCTTGCTGCTGCCCATAGCGGTGATGACTGCCCCCCACTCCATATCAAGATATTCCGCTTGGTATCCCAACTCATAAAGAATTCTGTCAATGAGTTCCACATCAAGACCGGCATACTGACCGTTCATCATAAATGTGGTAGGCTCCCGGGACGATACAATGGCCACCTTAATCTTTGGTGCTCCCTCAAGTCTGGGAGTCTTTACAACAGCATAATCGGATACGTCAGGCTTGATCCAGTGGGAAATAATCTCATCCATGGTTCCATCGGCAAGATATTTGTCCACCACCGCGCTGACCTTTTGCGCCAGCTCAGGCTGGCTTTTACTGATCCCAAGACAAAGCTTTTCATCGGTCAGGGCTCCTGATCCAATTTTCAGGTTTTGATTGCTGCGGATAAAACGAAGTGCGCTGGTATAGTCCATCATGGCATAATCCAGCTTGCCCGCATCCAGTGCTGCAGTACTGTCAACATAATTCTTAAAGCTTTGACGATCCGCTTTTGGATAATGCTCCTCCGCATAAACCTCGTTGGTAGAGCCCTCCATCACACCGATGCGGGAAGCTTCCACCGGTACACGCTGCTGGTTGTTTTGGGATGCTTCGGCAGACGCTGATTTCGTCTTGGTATTGCAGCCTGCCAGAAGGCTTATGAGAATCAACAGGGTCAGAACAAGTGCAACTGCCCTGGAACATTTCAATCTCATGGTGAATCACCTTTCTTTGGAACCGTTGATTTAGGAACACGCTGATTCAATCAGTGCTCAGTTTGCTCTCACAAAGATGGATCTGATTTTTTCCAGAACATCCGCCGAATAACTGACAAAGCAGAGAGGTTCTTCAAAGTATGACGTTGAAAGGCTGATATTTTCTTCCTCTGGCTCAAAACCGTCATTGCTCCAACATCCAATCCAGAAGACAAGATCAATCTTTCCGCTCTCCAGTGCCGACAGACGAGCTGCTGCATCCATCTGCACAATTTCAAAGTTACAGCCTGTCTTCTCGGAGATTGCATTGAGGAGAGCAACATTGAAGCCCGCTGGCGTTCCGTCGGCAGCAACATAGTCCATCGGCGGCAGATCGCCGGTAACAGCTACAACGTGAGTCTCTCCGCCCTCATTCTTTACCAGTGCGTTGGAAGCAGGCTCACTGTCCGCATTGGCGATGTAGTCGGATACCAGTTGGTCAAGTGTGCCGTCTGCCTTTAAAGCTTCAATGGCTTTGTTCAGCTCTTCCATTAGTGCCGTATTATCCCCACGAGCAGCCATATGGTAATGCTGGTTTGGTCTTGAGTTATCCTTTGTCTCAATAATCAGAGAATCATCTGCGGCAGCCAGATAGGCTGCAACACTGCCGGGCAACTGTAAAAAGTCTACTCGTCCGGTGCCAAGCTCCATCAGCATGGTATTCAGGGAATCAAATCTCTTATATTCGACCTGTTTTCTTATTTCACCGTTTCCGTTGGCCTGTGTCCAATTCTTACGAGCCGATGTTTCTATGCTGTTTTGCTCCAGCAAGCCGGCAGCCAGCTTGTCTTTCTGTTCTTCTGCACCATCGGATGCTGGAGTGCTGCCTTCCGTATCACTTCCTGTTTTGCTGCTTCCGCAGGCCGAAAACATCATACAAAGAACCATAGCGATTAGGATCAAGGTTATTATTTTTTTCATTTTCATATGTCGTTCTCCTTATTTATGGAAGCGCTGATTTATTCGACACGCGTAGGCCGTTTCATCAGCGTTTGTTTTGTAAGATATAGGTTTTTTTGGGTGGCGCAATGCGTGCTTTCAAGCTCGCCCCAGGGAAATTATGATTATTTGCAGATTTCCTTGACTTTTGTCATAAATCCGCCTTTGTAAACGCTGCATAACATCATCCCCCGCTTGTAGATAGCGTCGCTGCCGTGATTTGTCGCAAGGGCGTCTGCGCGGCAGCCGCCTCCGCAAGTCAATTTATACGCACATTGGCGGCATTCCTCATTTCGTTCCGTAATATCCGAAACCTTGATTCCTACAAGTTTACGGAATTGAGAATTGGGATCTGCATAGATTTTCGACAAGGGCATTTTCGAAAGCTTCGGCAGCATCGCTTCTACAGGAGTTGACACCCAGCCGATACACGGTACAAGGGTACTGTCAGGGAGAATATAGGGACGGTTTCGGCACAGACCGCAGGATACACGCTGCTGGTTGAACGCATCCTCTTTATCGTTCTCCCAATAGGCAAATCCGCCGCCGCGGTGCCCCTTTACCAAACCCTCTATAAGGTTTAAATCAAAGGGATTACCGTCCGCTCTATAGCGTTTCAACAGTTCAAGATATTCGACACAGCAAACAGCCGGTGCAGACGGAACGCTGGAAACCGCCTCGCCAATGGGAAACACGAAACTGACCTTCCAGCTTGTCACGCCGATGTCTTTCATCAATTCATAAGTATCTAAAACGGTGTGAACACTATCTGTATGAAACTTGGAATTTACCAGCAGTGGATACCCTTCCCTGCGGATTTTTCGTAGGGAAGCGATGGCAGAGATCTCAGCGCCCGGCGTGCCGCGCAGATCGTCGTGTGTTCCCACCCCGTCAAGGCTGGAATCAAAGGTCCAGTACAAATCGCGTTTCTTCATATCGGCAAAAAAATCATCATTAAGCAGCGTGGCGTTCGTGTGAACGTGTGAAATATGTATATTTCGGTTTGAAAGCTCATCCACGAGCTCCCAGAAATAGGGTGACATCTGCGGTTCTCCGCCGGATAGCTCAACCTCCATCACGCCCGCCTCTTCAAACTGGGCAATTAAATCAAATAGCTGATCTTTCGTCAGGTCTTGATATTGATTTCTCCCCCCCGACATGTAGCAGTGCTTGCATCGCAGATTGCAGTCACCGGTGATGCTCCAAATCACACTATGGATATGTCCATTGGGGTATTTTCGAAATTTTTGAAGCTCCATGATCTCTGAGGGTGATTCCGCAGCGGATATCACGCCGCCGTCCAGCATAGACCGTAGGATTTTGGCAATTTTTTCGTCGCCATCATCGATGTCCTTACCGAACTCGGTCATACCGTCACAGCACAAAAGCACCGCAAATTCTTCCCGAGACAGCAAGCGAGGCGTCAGTGCATGAGGGCTTGTGAGGCAAAATGGCAGGCCGTCCCAGCCGCGCAGACGATATGGCTTGCAAAGCTTATAAAACATTACCGTTACCCCTTAGCCCCCGATACTCATCTCCCACGAATGTCCGCAGCGATTGCATGTGTACGTTAAGTTTATGCAGGTCAGATCCTCCGATCCGCATTTGTAACACGTCTCCTTCAGGCAATTTCCACCGCCGCTGACGATATCAAGCGCCTCGTCAGGAAGTGCGGTCTTGCCGTCGATGTAGTCCTGTGCTTCTTGTTCGGTGATCTCCTTGCCGAGCTTTTCCTTGGCAAGTGCGATTATTTTTTCTTTTGTCATAGTCATTCCCTCCAATTATGTAATAAGTCGTTTAGATTTTTTAGCAACTCTTTATAACGTTTCAACGCGGAGCTCTTCTTATAGCCTCACCTTGATCTGATTGATACCATCGTGGTAAGCGAAGGACATATCTTTTGCTACATTCCTTAAAATGGTGACTCCCAGGTGCGTCTCGTCATCCTCATCGGTTGAGAATGGATCATACTTACTGCCGCTGCAGATCAGCTCCAGCAGGATGGATTTGTCCGCTTCGCTGTAACTGATATTCACTTCCAGCTTTACTTCGGCTTCCTCTGAAACCGCACCGGAAAGCATTTCAAAAACCAATTCCTCGGCGCAAAGTTGGAGCCGATAAGCAAATTTATCTCCGATCCCATACTTTTCTGCAAACCCCTGAATCCCTCCCTGAAGCTGCATCAGGTCGAAATCACGCCGGTCGATTTTCTGGGAGAAGTATTTCATTTTTTGAATAAAGGCTTTGGTCTTCGGCTTTTGGGGCCGGTCGAAAATCTCTTCCGGGGTACCCTGCTCGTAAATCCCTCCTTCATCAAGGTAGAGAATCCGTGTCCCCACCTCCCTGGCAAAGGCCATCTCGTGGGTTACAATCAGCATGGTCATACCGCGCTTGGCCAGCATTCGCATCGTAGCAAGTACCTCGCCCACCATGGTTGGGTCCAGCGCACTGGTGGGTTCGTCAAAGAGCATAATCTTCGGCTCCATGGCAAGGCACCTGGCAATAGCGATCCTCTGTTTTTGACCGCCGGAGAGAACCCCCGGCATTGCGTGCTTTCGGCTCTCCAAACTTACCATCTTCAACAGCTCTGCGGCTTTTTCTTCTGCCTCAGCCCTGGACATCCCCCGCAAGCGGGTGGGAGCCAGCGTCAGATTGTCCAGTACATCCATGTGCTGGAATAGATGAAATCCCTGATAGACCATGCCCATTTTCTGTCTGATGCGGTTCACATCGGCGCCCCGGGCGGTTATTTCATCTCCATCAATGAGGATGCGTCCTGCATCCGGCTTTTCAAGCAGATCAAGGGAGCGCAGAAGCACACTTTTGCCGCACCCAGAGCCGCCGATGATAACAATGCGTTCTCCTTCCTCAACCGTAAGCGAGACATCCCTCAAAACTTCAAGCGAACCGAAGGATTTGAAAAGGTGCTCCACTTGAATGATACTCATCGCGATCTCCTCCCTTCGGCTCTTTTCTCAGAAATCCTTTCTGCCAGAGCAAAGATTCCGTAACAAAGATAGGCAAGTGCTAAATACAGAAGCATCCCCACCAGAATCATGAACAGCGGCTGCATCGTACGGCTGCCGATGTTGTTGATAACACGGGTCAGATCAGTAATGGTCACATAGCCAACCACACTGGTCCATTGGATCAGATTTACCAGTGCGGATTGATAGGTGGGCTTTGCAATGGTTACAGCCTGTGGCAGAGAAATGATCAGAAAAGCCTGCCAACCGGAAAACCCCAGCGTCCTGGCTGCCTCAGCCTGCATCTTGTCGGTAGCGGTCAGTGCAGCCCGAAAACACTCTGCCGTGTGGGCAGAGACATTCAGAGAAAAGGCCGCAACCGCAATAAGAGGCGCTGACAGCTCGCTTCTGGCAAAGATTACGTAGTACATCAGCATCAACAGCAGCAGTACCGGGCTGCCCCTCAGAACGGCGATATATAGCGCCGCAGCACTCCTTAGCAGCCTGTTTTTACACATTCTTGCAGCGCATATCAAGGCCCCAAGCGCCGTACCCATTAGGATGGACAGCAGCGAAATCTCCACGGTAACCCACAGGCCTTTCCAAAGAGTGAGATAGGAGCCGCCGGCAATCAGTGTTTTATAAAAAATGTCATAAAAGGACATGGGATCACCCCCTTTCATAGTATTAGAACTACCCTTATTCTCCGCCCTTTTTCAGCAGTCCAAAGCGGCTCAGAATATCTTCATACGGGTAATCCTTAATAATGGCAGCGCCGTAGGATTTGTGGTAGGGTTGGGTTATAGACACACCCTTGCCATTTGCGTCCTCAGCAGAATCATCAACCATCATCCAGAATACCACGTCAATTTTTTTGCTTACAAGTGCTGTAAGGCGGGCGTCCACTTCTACCGTAGTCAGTTCAATATTCATACCCAGCCGCTCTCCCAGCGCATTTGCAAAGGCTACATTGAACCCTGCCGGGATACCGTCTGCGGAAACATAATCGAATGGCGGCAGGCTGCCTGTCAGGCCGATACGAACCGTTGGAGCGCCTTCTATTTTTACAGGAGCTGCGGCTTTCTCTGAAAGTCCCTCTGCGGAATAAATGTATTGATCTTCCAGTGCAGAAAGCGTACCGTCCTCACGCAGCGAGGAAATAGCACTGTCCAGCTTCTCTCCCAACACAGAATCCTCTTCCCGCGCCGCCATTGCGTAGGAATAGATAACACTGGCGTCTACTACCACCGTCAAATCAGTGTTCTCCCCCTGCATGTATTTCGCGGTATCATAGGGCAAATATGCCCAATCGATTTTGCCTCCGTTCAGCGCAAGCTGCAACTCGGAAAGAGAGGGATAGCTTTGGCGGGTATACTCCCCGAAGGAAAGCGAAGGATAGGGAGGTTCCATGCAAAAGGACATCCGTTGTTCTTTTTCAAAATCCAGCATCGACAGATACCCCTGCACGGGAACGGTTTGCTCCTGGCCCTGATCGTTGTTTGGTGATTGCACAGCCGCTGCCTTCCCTCCGCAGCCGGCAAACGTCAACAGCATAACTACTGCAAGAAATAAGACCATTCCTGTTCTTGTCTTTGTTTTGTTTGTTCCTTCTCTCATTTTGATCTCCTTACTGTTTTCATTAATTTTCCGATTTCGTTTTCTTTACTGTTTTATTGTTTTTCTCCTTTTGTTTTCCTCATGGGTTTTGTTGTTTTTCGCATTTCGTTTTCCTTACAGTTTTATTGTTTCATCCGTTTCCTTGACGAGAAGCCCGTATCGCTGCGCGATGTCCTCCCAGGAATAATGCAAAGTTAACGCAGCGCCAAAATCACGGAAATAGGATTGGGTGACACAAACGCCATCAAAGGCTTCTGCTTCACCTCCAAAGCTCTGCTGCCAGAATAGTACATCCACCATACCGCTTGAAAGTGCCGTCAGCCGCGCCTCTGCGGTAACGCTTACCAGCTGGATATTGACCCCAAGCCTTTCCCCTATAGCGGCGCATAGCGCTACATTGAATCCTTCCGGGTTACCGTCAGAGGCAATATAATCCATTGGAGGAAAATCACCGGTGACACCGATTTTAATGGTTTTGGTTCCGGAATCGTCGGGCATTTTGATCACGCCGACAGAGCGCTCTCCCCCGCTATACAGATATTGCTTCGTCAAGGTGTCAAGAGAACCGTCAGTTCGCATTTCACCGATGGCACCGTCAATCTCCTGACAGAGTTTCGCATCTGTATCTCTGGTGAGCATTGAATAATAATAGAGGAGCGAAGCATCCACCATCAATGTCATCTCCGTATTCCGGTATTGTATGTACCTGGCAGTCTGATAGGGGACATACATCCAGTCCGCTTTCCCCGAATTGACTGCCAACAACATTTCAGACAGGGATAAGTACTCCACTTCATTAACCTCTCCCATTTTCAGGGAATGGTACAGGGAGGTGTCATACAACGAGTCGCAACTTTCTTGTTCTGCCGCATTTCCGCAAAGAGATGCTTCCGTGGGAATGTTACCCTTTAGCCCCTGTACGGGAGCCTGCGTTGGCGGACTGTTGCAGGCTGTCAAAGTCGAGAGCAGCGATAGGGCGATCACACATAGTAAGAATCGTTTCATAATAAACTCCTCCTGCGTTTACTGGGTAGGTAGTACAGTGTTACATGAATCATTTTTTTGGCGGGCAGTACCGCTATATGTTCATTTTTTAGGCAGACAATACAATGTTTCATGGTTCTGTACCGGGTCAGATTCTTCAGGAACCAGCGTTTTTCCCAGATTGTCTAAGTAGAGAGCATATCCGTCGTCACAAACCCAGGTAAAGGCTTCCCCCTTGGGAATTTCCGCAGTCCGTGTACTGCCATCCTCCATCTGAACG
This genomic window from Clostridiales bacterium contains:
- a CDS encoding radical SAM protein codes for the protein MFYKLCKPYRLRGWDGLPFCLTSPHALTPRLLSREEFAVLLCCDGMTEFGKDIDDGDEKIAKILRSMLDGGVISAAESPSEIMELQKFRKYPNGHIHSVIWSITGDCNLRCKHCYMSGGRNQYQDLTKDQLFDLIAQFEEAGVMEVELSGGEPQMSPYFWELVDELSNRNIHISHVHTNATLLNDDFFADMKKRDLYWTFDSSLDGVGTHDDLRGTPGAEISAIASLRKIRREGYPLLVNSKFHTDSVHTVLDTYELMKDIGVTSWKVSFVFPIGEAVSSVPSAPAVCCVEYLELLKRYRADGNPFDLNLIEGLVKGHRGGGFAYWENDKEDAFNQQRVSCGLCRNRPYILPDSTLVPCIGWVSTPVEAMLPKLSKMPLSKIYADPNSQFRKLVGIKVSDITERNEECRQCAYKLTCGGGCRADALATNHGSDAIYKRGMMLCSVYKGGFMTKVKEICK
- a CDS encoding ATP-binding cassette domain-containing protein; this translates as MSIIQVEHLFKSFGSLEVLRDVSLTVEEGERIVIIGGSGCGKSVLLRSLDLLEKPDAGRILIDGDEITARGADVNRIRQKMGMVYQGFHLFQHMDVLDNLTLAPTRLRGMSRAEAEEKAAELLKMVSLESRKHAMPGVLSGGQKQRIAIARCLAMEPKIMLFDEPTSALDPTMVGEVLATMRMLAKRGMTMLIVTHEMAFAREVGTRILYLDEGGIYEQGTPEEIFDRPQKPKTKAFIQKMKYFSQKIDRRDFDLMQLQGGIQGFAEKYGIGDKFAYRLQLCAEELVFEMLSGAVSEEAEVKLEVNISYSEADKSILLELICSGSKYDPFSTDEDDETHLGVTILRNVAKDMSFAYHDGINQIKVRL
- a CDS encoding ABC transporter permease subunit (The N-terminal region of this protein, as described by TIGR01726, is a three transmembrane segment that identifies a subfamily of ABC transporter permease subunits, which specificities that include histidine, arginine, glutamine, glutamate, L-cystine (sic), the opines (in Agrobacterium) octopine and nopaline, etc.) translates to MSFYDIFYKTLIAGGSYLTLWKGLWVTVEISLLSILMGTALGALICAARMCKNRLLRSAAALYIAVLRGSPVLLLLMLMYYVIFARSELSAPLIAVAAFSLNVSAHTAECFRAALTATDKMQAEAARTLGFSGWQAFLIISLPQAVTIAKPTYQSALVNLIQWTSVVGYVTITDLTRVINNIGSRTMQPLFMILVGMLLYLALAYLCYGIFALAERISEKRAEGRRSR
- a CDS encoding transporter substrate-binding domain-containing protein; this encodes MREGTNKTKTRTGMVLFLAVVMLLTFAGCGGKAAAVQSPNNDQGQEQTVPVQGYLSMLDFEKEQRMSFCMEPPYPSLSFGEYTRQSYPSLSELQLALNGGKIDWAYLPYDTAKYMQGENTDLTVVVDASVIYSYAMAAREEDSVLGEKLDSAISSLREDGTLSALEDQYIYSAEGLSEKAAAPVKIEGAPTVRIGLTGSLPPFDYVSADGIPAGFNVAFANALGERLGMNIELTTVEVDARLTALVSKKIDVVFWMMVDDSAEDANGKGVSITQPYHKSYGAAIIKDYPYEDILSRFGLLKKGGE
- a CDS encoding transporter substrate-binding domain-containing protein, translating into MKRFLLCVIALSLLSTLTACNSPPTQAPVQGLKGNIPTEASLCGNAAEQESCDSLYDTSLYHSLKMGEVNEVEYLSLSEMLLAVNSGKADWMYVPYQTARYIQYRNTEMTLMVDASLLYYYSMLTRDTDAKLCQEIDGAIGEMRTDGSLDTLTKQYLYSGGERSVGVIKMPDDSGTKTIKIGVTGDFPPMDYIASDGNPEGFNVALCAAIGERLGVNIQLVSVTAEARLTALSSGMVDVLFWQQSFGGEAEAFDGVCVTQSYFRDFGAALTLHYSWEDIAQRYGLLVKETDETIKL